From one Catharus ustulatus isolate bCatUst1 chromosome 1, bCatUst1.pri.v2, whole genome shotgun sequence genomic stretch:
- the ASB10 gene encoding ankyrin repeat and SOCS box protein 10 produces MDCTFPLCSATQRSLQPAQQKNSHNVRSHHSEPSLSPAGSGHQHSRLELLECRDLLVQNALFTGDLDMVQKYFPKGAAINLIIETRGDVLRWTSSKRGLWALSYEQELTTPLHITASRGHTACLRLLLLRGAAVELAPGGRTALHAACAAASADCAGLLLRAGADPEAVSEDGYRPLHLCKSSDSIECVRQLLQHGASVNSQTEEENDTALHVASRHGLAEHVQLLLHHGAELEVKNKEGQTPLNAACAQRHQPQDMDRYYRVCQLLVERGASVNAADRDRQHPLHLACKNANVQIAELLLARGANVNVMNYGGNTALHNILQVAAYRLEHHPELVVRALLNHGAVRVWPGSLLKVLRHCHTCPRVIEALVNSYTHVRVSEDWEAAVPAEVVQKYPCFYQSLFSLGHRPRSLQHLARCALRTLLEGRLLLVLSQLHLPSALHQFLLLGFEDILY; encoded by the exons ATGGACTGcaccttccctctctgctctgccacgcAGCGCTcgctgcagccagctcagcagaAGAATTCCCACAATGTGAGATCCCACCACAgtgagcccagcctgagcccagctggCTCAGGACACCAGCACAGCCGCCTGGAGCTACTGGAGTGCCGGGATCTGCTGGTCCAGAATGCACTCTTCACTGGAGACCTGGACATGGTGCAGAAGTACTTCCCCAAGGGCGCAGCCATCAACCTCATCATTGAGACCAGGGGCGATGTGCTGCGCTGGACTAGCAGTAAACGTG GACTGTGGGCGCTGAGCTACGAGCAGGAGCTCACCACGCCGCTGCACATCACGGCCAGCCGCGGGCACACGGCCTGcctgcggctgctgctgctgcgcgGCGCCGCCGTGGAGCTGGCCCCGGGCGGGCGCACCGCGCTGCACGCGGCCTGCGCGGCCGCCAGCGCCGACTGCGCGGGCCTGCTGCTCCGCGCCGGGGCCGACCCCGAGGCGGTCTCCGAGGATGGCTACCGGCCCCTGCACCTCTGCAAGAGCTCCGACTCCATCGA GTGTGTccggcagctgctgcagcacggTGCCAGTGTGAACAGTCAGACGGAGGAGGAGAATGACACAGCACTGCATGTGGCATCGCGGCACGGGCTGGCAGAGCACGTCCAACTGCTTCTGCACCACGGGGCTGAATTGGAGGTGAAGAACAAGGAGGGGCAAACGCCGCTGaatgctgcctgtgctcagcgccaccagccccaggacaTGGACCGCTACTACCGCGTCTGCCAGCTGCTGGTGGAGCGCGGTGCCAGCGTCAACGCTGCGGATCGGGACCGGCAGCACCCGCTTCACCTGGCCTGCAAGAACGCCAATGTTCAAATCGCAGAGCTACTGCTGGCCCGGGGTGCCAACGTCAATGTCATGAACTATGGCGGCAACACGGCCCTGCACAACATCCTGCAAGTAGCTGCCTACAGGCTGGAGCATCACCCGGAGCTCGTGGTGCGAGCGCTGCTCAACCACGGGGCCGTGCGTGTCTGGCCAGGCTCCCTCCTCAAG GTGCTGCGGCACTGCCACACGTGCCCGCGTGTCATCGAGGCCCTGGTGAACAGCTACACCCACGTGCGCGTCTCCGAGGACTGGGAGGCAGCAGTTCCAGCAGAGGTTGTACAG AAATACCCGTGTTTCTACCAGTCGCTTTTCTCCCTGGGGCACAGACCTCGCTCCTTACAGCACCTGGCTCGCTGCGCTCTCAGGACCCTCCTGGAGGGCCGTCTGCTTCTGGTCCTGTCCCAGCTACATCTGCCAAGTGCCCTGCACCAGTTCCTGCTGCTCGGCTTCGAGGACATTCTCTACTAG
- the GBX1 gene encoding homeobox protein GBX-1, which translates to MQRPGGQGTAFSIDSLIGTPPPRSGHLLYTGYPMFMPYRPLVLPQALSHAPLQSGLPPLAPLASFAGRLTNTFCASLGQAVPSMVALTTALPSFSEPPDGFYPPQELPPPRATPDAGCRRGADGLEAEELPPGRDKGPAEPPLHFPDPFPGLADGKAYSSDEEKLEVKSAATPCSEREEESSAGESEEEPFLDGAAAGSALGAKGKGKGGPAAEQPPPGSGAGKSRRRRTAFTSEQLLELEKEFHCKKYLSLTERSQIAHALKLSEVQVKIWFQNRRAKWKRIKAGNVSNRSGEPVRNPKIVVPIPVHVNRFAVRSQHQQIEQGARP; encoded by the exons ATGCAGAGACCCGGCGGCCAGGGGACCGCCTTCTCCATTGACTCGCTCATTGGGacgccgccgccgcgctccgGGCACCTGCTCTACACCGGGTACCCCATGTTCATGCCGTACCGGCCGCTGGTGCTCCCGCAGGCGCTGTCCCACGCCCCGCTGCAAtcggggctgccgccgctggcccCGCTCGCTTCCTTCGCCGGCCGCCTCACCAACACCTTCTGCGCCAGCCTGGGCCAGGCCGTGCCCTCCATGGTGGCGCTCACCACCGCCCTGCCCAGTTTCTCCGAGCCCCCCGACGGCTTCTACCCTCCGCAGGAGCTGCCCCCGCCGCGCGCCACCCCCGACGCCGGCTGCCGGCGCGGCGCCGACGGGCTGGAGGCGGAGGAGCTGCCCCCGGGCCGCGACAAGGGGCCGGCCGAGCCGCCGCTGCACTTCCCGGACCCCTTCCCTGGCCTCGCAG ACGGCAAGGCGTACAGCTCAGACGAGGAGAAGCTGGAGGTGAAGTCGGCGGCGACGCCGTGCAGCGAGCGGGAGGAGGAGAGCTCGGCGGGCGAGAGCGAGGAGGAGCCTTTCCTGGACGGGGCGGCCGCCGGCAGCGCGCTGGGAGCCAAGGGCAAGGGCAagggcggccccgccgccgaGCAGCCCCCGCCGGGCTCGGGGGCCGGGAAGAGCCGCCGGCGCCGCACGGCCTTCACCAGcgagcagctgctggagctggagaaggagttCCACTGCAAGAAGTACCTGAGCCTGACGGAGCGCTCGCAGATCGCACACGCCCTGAAGCTGAGCGAGGTGCAGGTGAAGATCTGGTTCCAGAACCGCCGCGCCAAGTGGAAACGCATCAAGGCTGGCAATGTCAGCAACCGCTCGGGAGAGCCCGTCCGCAACCCCAAAATCGTGGTGCCCATCCCGGTGCACGTCAATCGTTTCGCCGTGCgcagccagcaccagcagaTCGAGCAGGGCGCCCGGCCCTGA